Proteins found in one Chlamydia pneumoniae TW-183 genomic segment:
- the prfA gene encoding peptide chain release factor 1, with protein sequence MKKKVAEYLNRLAEVEIKISNPEIFSNSKEYSALSKEHSYLLELKNAYDKILNLEKVLADDKQALAIEKDPEMVVMLEEGINENKVELEKLNKILESLLVPPDPDDDLNVIMELRAGTGGEEAALFVGDCVRMYHLYASSKGWKYEVLSASESDLKGYKEYVMGISGTGVKRLLQYEAGTHRVQRVPETETQGRVHTSAITIAVLPEPSEEDTELLINEKDLKIDTFRASGAGGQHVNVTDSAVRITHLPTGVVVTCQDERSQHKNKDKAMRILKARIRDAEMQKRHNEASAMRSAQVGSGDRSERIRTYNFSQNRVTDHRIGLTLYNLDKVMEGDLDPITTAMVSHAYHQLLEHGN encoded by the coding sequence ATGAAGAAAAAAGTTGCCGAGTATTTAAACCGTTTAGCAGAAGTCGAAATAAAAATTTCAAATCCTGAAATTTTTTCTAATTCTAAAGAATATAGCGCTCTTAGCAAGGAACATTCTTATCTTCTAGAATTGAAAAACGCCTACGATAAAATCTTAAATTTAGAAAAAGTCCTTGCTGATGATAAGCAAGCTTTAGCTATTGAGAAAGATCCAGAGATGGTCGTTATGCTTGAAGAGGGGATTAACGAAAATAAAGTAGAGCTAGAGAAATTAAATAAAATATTAGAAAGCTTATTAGTCCCCCCAGATCCTGATGATGATCTAAATGTCATTATGGAACTACGAGCCGGTACAGGAGGCGAGGAAGCCGCTCTCTTTGTTGGAGATTGTGTCCGCATGTATCACCTGTACGCCTCCTCTAAGGGATGGAAATACGAGGTACTCTCTGCGTCAGAATCCGATCTTAAGGGATATAAGGAATACGTCATGGGGATCTCAGGAACTGGGGTGAAGCGTTTACTTCAGTATGAGGCTGGTACACATCGAGTTCAGAGAGTTCCTGAAACAGAAACTCAAGGACGTGTACATACATCTGCAATTACAATCGCTGTCCTTCCAGAACCTTCAGAAGAAGATACAGAGCTTCTTATTAATGAGAAGGATTTAAAAATTGATACATTCAGAGCCTCTGGTGCTGGAGGACAGCACGTAAACGTTACTGATTCTGCGGTGAGAATCACACACCTGCCTACAGGTGTTGTAGTTACATGCCAGGATGAGCGCAGTCAACATAAAAATAAAGATAAGGCCATGCGGATTCTTAAAGCCCGGATTCGTGATGCAGAAATGCAAAAACGCCATAACGAGGCGTCTGCTATGCGTTCTGCTCAGGTAGGAAGTGGGGATCGTTCCGAGAGAATTCGCACCTATAATTTTTCTCAAAATCGCGTGACTGATCATAGAATCGGATTAACTTTATATAACTTAGATAAAGTTATGGAAGGAGACCTAGATCCAATTACGACTGCAATGGTGAGTCATGCCTACCACCAGTTACTCGAACATGGAAATTAA
- a CDS encoding 30S ribosomal protein S16 gives MALKIRLRQQGRRNHVVYRLVLADVESPRDGKYIELLGWYDPHSSINYQLKSERIFYWLERGAQLSSKAEALVKQGAPGVYSALLSKQEARKLVVRKKRRAYRQRRSTQREEAAKDATK, from the coding sequence GTGGCGTTAAAAATTCGTTTAAGACAGCAAGGGCGTAGAAATCATGTTGTTTATAGATTAGTGCTCGCAGATGTCGAGTCTCCTCGTGATGGTAAATACATAGAATTATTAGGTTGGTACGATCCACATAGCTCTATAAATTATCAGCTGAAAAGTGAACGAATTTTTTATTGGTTAGAGAGGGGAGCCCAACTTTCTTCGAAAGCTGAAGCTTTAGTAAAGCAGGGAGCTCCAGGAGTGTATAGTGCGCTATTGTCTAAACAAGAAGCTCGTAAGTTAGTTGTTCGTAAGAAGCGACGTGCTTATAGACAGCGTCGGTCTACACAAAGAGAAGAGGCTGCAAAAGATGCAACTAAGTAG
- a CDS encoding type B 50S ribosomal protein L31 — MKKNTHPEYRQVLFVDSSTGYKFVCGSTYQSEKTEVFEGKEYPVCYVSVSSSSHPFFTGSKKFVDAEGRVDKFLKRYSNVRQPAQQPQPEEDALPAAKGKKKVVTKKKK, encoded by the coding sequence ATGAAAAAAAATACCCACCCTGAATATAGACAGGTTTTATTTGTAGATTCTTCAACAGGGTATAAATTTGTTTGTGGATCTACCTATCAAAGTGAAAAAACTGAAGTTTTTGAAGGTAAAGAGTATCCTGTATGTTATGTCAGCGTATCCTCTTCTTCTCATCCTTTTTTCACTGGAAGTAAGAAGTTTGTTGATGCTGAAGGTAGGGTAGATAAGTTCTTAAAACGTTATAGTAATGTAAGACAGCCTGCACAGCAACCTCAGCCTGAAGAAGACGCACTACCTGCTGCTAAAGGAAAGAAAAAAGTTGTAACTAAGAAAAAGAAATAA
- the ffh gene encoding signal recognition particle protein translates to MINSLSQKLSSIFSFLVSSRRINEENISESIREVRLALLDADVNYHVVKDFISKVKEKILGEEIWKHVSPGQQFIRCLHEELVAFLSDGREEFTIQKTPSIILLCGLQGAGKTTTAAKLADYVIKNKKAKKVLVVPCDLKRFAAVDQLKILVAQTKAEFYQSQENKPIDVVVKALAYAKENGHDFVILDTAGRLNIDNELMEELTAIQKVSQANERLFVMNVAMGQDVLATVQAFDQSLDLTGVILSMTDGDARAGAVFSIKHVLGKPIKFEGCGERIQDLRSFDPQSMAERILGMGDTINFVKEMREYISEEEDAELGKKLVTAAFTYEDYYKQMKAFRRMGPLRKLLGMMPGFNNAKPSQKEIEDSEQQMKRTEAIILSMTPEERKELVELDMSRMKRIASGCGLTLGDVNQFRKQMSQSKKFFKGMSKGKMEQVRKKMSGGNQWR, encoded by the coding sequence ATGATTAATTCTTTATCGCAAAAGCTATCTTCTATTTTTTCTTTTTTGGTTTCTTCTCGTAGAATTAATGAAGAAAATATTTCCGAATCTATTAGAGAAGTTCGTCTGGCTCTCTTGGATGCCGATGTAAATTATCATGTAGTTAAGGATTTTATTTCTAAAGTTAAAGAAAAAATCCTTGGAGAAGAGATCTGGAAGCATGTTTCCCCAGGGCAACAGTTTATACGTTGTTTGCATGAGGAATTAGTAGCATTTTTAAGCGATGGAAGAGAAGAGTTTACTATTCAGAAGACGCCTTCGATCATCCTTCTTTGCGGACTCCAGGGGGCAGGAAAAACAACAACAGCTGCTAAGCTTGCTGATTATGTAATTAAGAATAAGAAAGCAAAAAAAGTCCTTGTGGTTCCTTGTGATCTCAAAAGATTCGCTGCTGTAGATCAATTAAAAATTTTGGTTGCTCAAACGAAAGCTGAATTTTACCAAAGTCAAGAGAACAAGCCTATTGATGTTGTTGTTAAAGCGCTTGCATATGCTAAAGAAAATGGTCATGATTTTGTGATTCTGGATACTGCAGGGCGTCTCAATATAGATAACGAGCTTATGGAAGAGCTGACGGCGATACAAAAAGTTTCTCAAGCTAATGAGCGTCTTTTTGTGATGAATGTAGCTATGGGGCAAGATGTTTTAGCAACAGTGCAAGCTTTTGATCAGTCTTTAGATCTTACAGGCGTGATTCTTTCCATGACTGATGGAGATGCTCGAGCAGGCGCTGTTTTCTCAATTAAGCACGTCCTTGGTAAGCCCATTAAATTTGAAGGATGCGGAGAACGCATTCAAGATCTTCGTTCATTCGATCCTCAATCTATGGCGGAACGCATTCTTGGAATGGGGGATACCATAAATTTTGTTAAAGAAATGCGCGAGTATATTTCTGAGGAAGAAGACGCTGAGCTAGGTAAAAAACTAGTTACTGCGGCTTTTACTTATGAAGACTATTATAAACAGATGAAAGCATTTCGTCGCATGGGACCTCTAAGAAAACTTTTGGGAATGATGCCTGGTTTTAATAATGCGAAACCTAGCCAAAAGGAAATCGAGGATTCTGAACAACAGATGAAAAGAACGGAGGCGATTATCCTGTCCATGACTCCTGAAGAGAGAAAGGAGTTGGTGGAATTGGATATGAGCCGTATGAAGAGGATTGCTTCTGGTTGTGGTTTAACTTTAGGCGACGTGAACCAGTTTCGAAAACAGATGTCGCAATCGAAAAAATTTTTTAAAGGAATGTCTAAAGGCAAGATGGAACAAGTTAGGAAAAAAATGTCAGGAGGAAATCAGTGGCGTTAA
- the rplS gene encoding 50S ribosomal protein L19: protein MVNLLKELEQEQCRNDLPEFHVGDTIRLATKISEGGKERVQVFQGTVMARRGGGSGETVSLHRVAYGEGMEKSFLLNSPRIVSIEIVKRGKVARARLYYLRGKTGKAAKVKEFVGPRSSKK, encoded by the coding sequence ATGGTGAATTTACTCAAAGAATTAGAACAAGAACAGTGTAGGAATGATCTTCCCGAGTTTCATGTTGGCGATACAATTCGGTTAGCTACAAAGATTTCAGAAGGTGGTAAAGAACGAGTTCAGGTATTTCAAGGTACTGTGATGGCTCGTCGAGGCGGCGGCTCTGGAGAGACTGTATCCTTGCATCGTGTTGCTTATGGTGAAGGCATGGAAAAGAGTTTCTTGCTTAATAGTCCTAGGATTGTAAGTATTGAAATTGTTAAGCGCGGTAAAGTTGCTCGAGCTCGTCTGTATTATCTGAGAGGAAAAACTGGTAAGGCTGCTAAAGTTAAAGAGTTTGTAGGACCTAGATCTTCAAAGAAATAG
- the trmD gene encoding tRNA (guanosine(37)-N1)-methyltransferase TrmD, which translates to MKIDILSLFPGYFDGPLQTSILGRAIKQRLLDVQLTNLRDFGLGKWKQVDDTPFSGGGMLLMAEPVTSAIRSVRKENSKVIYLSPQGALLTAEKSRELAAASHLILLCGHYEGIDERAIESEVDEEISIGDYVLTNGGIAALVLIDAVSRFIPGVLGNQESAERDSLENGLLEGPQYTRPREFEGKEVPEVLLQGDHKAISQWRLEQSERRTYERRPDLYLNYLYKRSIDHKFDEETTTNRDHFKCDKISVVLEVNKLKRAKNFYCKVFGLDAMSCENKFCLPHEGKTIFWLREVQAEKKNIVTLSLSLDCACEEDFCYLLRRWELFGGKLLEKQADEHAVWALAQDLDGHAWIFSWHRMK; encoded by the coding sequence ATGAAGATCGATATACTTTCTTTATTCCCAGGTTATTTTGATGGTCCATTGCAAACGAGTATTCTTGGTAGGGCCATAAAGCAGAGACTCTTAGATGTCCAGCTTACAAATCTTCGTGACTTTGGACTCGGAAAGTGGAAACAAGTTGATGATACTCCGTTTAGTGGTGGTGGGATGCTTTTAATGGCAGAGCCTGTCACTTCAGCTATTAGGAGTGTAAGAAAGGAGAATTCTAAGGTAATTTACCTCTCTCCTCAAGGAGCTTTGTTGACAGCTGAAAAGAGTCGAGAATTGGCTGCTGCTTCGCATTTGATATTACTTTGCGGTCACTACGAAGGTATTGATGAGCGTGCTATAGAGAGCGAAGTGGATGAAGAGATTAGTATAGGGGACTATGTCCTGACTAATGGTGGAATTGCTGCTCTGGTCCTTATCGATGCAGTTTCTCGTTTTATTCCCGGTGTATTGGGGAATCAAGAGAGTGCTGAGAGAGATTCTTTAGAAAATGGTTTGCTAGAAGGACCTCAGTATACACGCCCTAGAGAGTTTGAAGGGAAAGAAGTTCCAGAAGTATTGTTGCAAGGGGATCACAAAGCCATTTCTCAGTGGAGATTGGAGCAAAGTGAGCGTAGAACTTATGAGAGACGTCCTGATTTGTATCTGAACTATCTCTATAAACGCTCGATTGATCACAAATTTGATGAGGAGACTACAACAAATAGGGATCATTTCAAGTGTGACAAGATTTCTGTAGTACTAGAGGTAAATAAGTTAAAGCGCGCAAAAAATTTTTACTGTAAGGTATTCGGTCTGGATGCCATGAGCTGCGAGAATAAATTTTGTCTTCCTCATGAAGGCAAAACCATATTCTGGTTACGAGAAGTTCAAGCTGAGAAAAAAAACATAGTGACTCTCTCCCTTTCCTTAGATTGTGCATGCGAAGAGGACTTTTGTTATCTTCTTAGAAGATGGGAGTTATTTGGTGGAAAGTTGTTAGAAAAGCAAGCTGATGAGCATGCTGTATGGGCCCTAGCACAAGATTTAGATGGGCATGCATGGATATTCTCGTGGCATAGGATGAAATAG
- the ileS gene encoding isoleucine--tRNA ligase, with product MTADEVGKNSFAKKEEQVLKFWKDNQIFEKSLQNRQGKTLYSFYDGPPFATGLPHYGHLLASTIKDVVGRYATMDGYYVPRRFGWDCHGVPVEYEVEKSLSLTAPGAIEDFGIASFNEECRKIVFRYVHEWEYYINRIGRWVDFSSTWKTMDASFMESVWWVFQSLYNQGLVYEGTKVVPFSTALGTPLSNFEASQNYKEVDDPSLVVRMPLQNDSASLLVWTTTPWTLPSNMAIAVGETLVYVRIQDKKSGEQWILSQGCVSRWFSNPEEFVILESFSGKDLVGRTYEPPFTFFQSKREEGAFRVIAASFVEESEGTGVVHMAPAFGEGDFLVCKENHVPLVCPVDAHGSFTEEIPQYQGQYIKHADKEIIKFLKKEGRIFYHGTVKHRYPFCWRTDTPLIYKAVNSWFVAVEKIKDKMLRANSSIHWVPEHIQEGRFGKWLEGARDWAISRNRYWGTPIPIWKSADGEILVVGSIRELEELTGTQITDIHRHFIDDLNIVKDGKPFHRIPYVFDCWFDSGAMPYAQNHYPFENQKETEEAFPADFIAEGLDQTRGWFYTLTVISAILFDRPAFRNAIVNGIILAEDGNKMSKRLNNYPSPKYVLDTYGADALRLYLLHSVVVKAEDLRFSDKGIEGVLKQILLPLTNVLSFFNTYAELYGFDPKSQDIEPAYTEIDQWILSNLYSVVGKVRESMSQYHLNFAVEPFVTFIDDLTNWYIRRCRRRFWEAEDTPDRRAAFSTLYEVLTVFCKVIAPFVPFLAEDIYQKLKLEKEPESVHLCDFPQVEMDKILPDLEKHMHDIREIVGLGHSLRKEHKLKVRQPLANFYVVGSKDRLSLLKTFEGLIAEELNVKNVIFYEEAPSFIYTTVKPNFRMLGKKVGSKMKEVQKALSELPNNAIDKLIQEETWVLTIDDREIALDGDDVVICRHTDPGYIARSSALFSVILDCQLREPLIVEGIARELVNKINTMRRNQQLHVSDRIALRIKTTEAVHRAFLDYENYICEETLIIAYDFTQDSDFQGENWDINGHATQIEITVSSIDS from the coding sequence ATGACAGCAGATGAGGTAGGGAAAAATAGCTTTGCAAAAAAAGAAGAACAGGTTTTGAAGTTTTGGAAAGACAATCAAATTTTTGAAAAGTCTTTGCAAAATCGTCAGGGAAAAACCCTATATTCTTTCTATGACGGCCCTCCTTTTGCTACAGGTCTTCCACATTACGGTCACTTATTAGCAAGTACCATTAAGGATGTTGTTGGACGCTATGCTACCATGGACGGGTACTATGTGCCGCGACGTTTTGGCTGGGATTGCCATGGGGTTCCTGTGGAATATGAGGTGGAAAAGTCTCTGAGTTTAACAGCACCCGGAGCCATCGAAGATTTTGGTATAGCATCCTTTAACGAAGAGTGTCGTAAAATCGTATTTAGATACGTTCACGAGTGGGAATACTATATCAATCGTATAGGACGTTGGGTAGATTTTTCTTCTACTTGGAAAACTATGGACGCTTCTTTTATGGAAAGTGTCTGGTGGGTTTTCCAATCTCTATATAACCAAGGATTAGTGTACGAAGGTACAAAAGTTGTCCCTTTTTCAACAGCATTAGGAACACCTCTCTCTAATTTTGAAGCAAGCCAAAATTATAAAGAAGTCGATGACCCGTCTCTTGTTGTAAGAATGCCTCTTCAGAATGATTCCGCATCCTTGCTTGTATGGACAACGACTCCATGGACATTGCCTTCTAATATGGCTATAGCTGTAGGGGAAACTCTGGTTTATGTCCGTATTCAAGATAAAAAAAGTGGAGAGCAGTGGATCCTAAGTCAGGGATGTGTTTCTCGTTGGTTTTCAAATCCAGAAGAATTTGTAATTTTAGAGAGTTTTTCTGGGAAAGATCTTGTTGGTAGGACTTATGAGCCCCCTTTTACTTTTTTCCAATCTAAGCGAGAGGAAGGAGCTTTTCGTGTCATTGCAGCTTCGTTTGTTGAGGAAAGTGAAGGAACAGGAGTCGTACATATGGCTCCAGCGTTTGGTGAAGGAGACTTTTTAGTTTGTAAGGAGAACCATGTTCCTTTAGTCTGTCCTGTAGATGCTCACGGAAGTTTTACAGAAGAAATACCTCAATATCAAGGGCAATACATTAAACATGCTGACAAGGAAATCATCAAGTTCTTGAAGAAAGAAGGAAGGATTTTTTACCACGGAACAGTAAAACACCGGTATCCTTTCTGTTGGAGAACGGATACTCCTTTGATTTATAAAGCCGTGAATTCTTGGTTCGTCGCTGTAGAAAAGATTAAAGATAAGATGCTTCGTGCTAACAGCTCGATCCATTGGGTTCCTGAACATATCCAAGAAGGGCGTTTTGGAAAATGGTTGGAAGGCGCTCGTGATTGGGCTATCAGTAGAAATCGTTATTGGGGAACGCCAATTCCGATTTGGAAAAGTGCTGATGGCGAGATTCTTGTTGTAGGATCTATCCGAGAGCTAGAAGAACTTACAGGAACTCAGATCACAGATATTCATAGGCATTTTATTGATGATTTGAACATTGTCAAAGATGGCAAGCCCTTTCATCGAATTCCCTACGTTTTTGATTGCTGGTTCGACTCTGGAGCGATGCCTTATGCCCAAAATCATTATCCTTTTGAAAATCAAAAGGAAACCGAAGAGGCATTTCCTGCAGACTTTATTGCTGAAGGGTTGGATCAGACGCGAGGATGGTTTTATACTCTCACAGTGATTTCTGCAATTTTATTTGATCGTCCTGCATTTCGTAATGCCATTGTGAATGGGATTATTCTTGCAGAAGACGGCAATAAAATGTCAAAACGTCTAAATAATTACCCTAGTCCTAAATACGTTTTAGATACTTATGGAGCTGACGCGCTTCGTCTATATTTGCTTCATAGTGTTGTCGTAAAGGCTGAAGATCTTCGCTTTTCTGATAAAGGAATCGAGGGTGTTTTGAAGCAAATCCTTCTTCCTCTAACGAACGTACTTTCCTTTTTTAATACCTATGCCGAGCTGTATGGTTTTGATCCGAAATCACAAGATATAGAACCAGCTTATACAGAGATTGATCAATGGATTTTATCCAATTTGTATAGTGTTGTAGGTAAAGTTCGTGAGAGCATGAGTCAGTATCATTTAAACTTTGCTGTAGAACCCTTTGTGACCTTTATTGATGATCTGACTAACTGGTATATACGTCGCTGTCGTAGACGTTTTTGGGAAGCTGAAGATACTCCTGACCGTAGAGCTGCATTTTCTACTTTATATGAAGTTCTCACAGTTTTTTGTAAGGTAATTGCTCCCTTCGTTCCTTTTCTTGCCGAAGATATCTATCAGAAGTTGAAGTTAGAAAAGGAACCTGAATCTGTTCATCTCTGTGATTTTCCTCAAGTCGAGATGGATAAAATTCTCCCTGATCTAGAAAAGCATATGCACGATATTCGGGAAATCGTAGGTTTAGGCCATTCTTTAAGAAAAGAACACAAGTTAAAAGTTCGTCAGCCTTTAGCAAACTTTTATGTTGTCGGGTCTAAAGATAGATTGTCGCTTCTAAAAACATTTGAAGGGTTGATTGCTGAAGAGCTGAATGTGAAAAATGTGATTTTCTATGAAGAAGCTCCGAGTTTCATTTATACTACCGTCAAACCTAATTTTCGTATGCTTGGGAAAAAAGTTGGATCTAAGATGAAAGAGGTCCAAAAAGCTCTCAGTGAACTGCCAAACAATGCTATAGATAAGCTGATTCAGGAAGAAACATGGGTTTTAACCATTGATGATAGAGAAATAGCTTTGGATGGTGATGACGTCGTGATTTGTCGTCACACAGATCCTGGATATATTGCCCGTAGTTCCGCTCTATTTAGTGTGATTTTAGATTGCCAGTTAAGAGAACCTCTTATAGTCGAAGGTATAGCAAGAGAGCTAGTCAATAAGATTAATACTATGCGTCGAAATCAACAACTTCATGTTTCTGACCGCATCGCATTAAGAATAAAAACCACAGAGGCTGTTCATCGCGCTTTCTTGGATTATGAAAACTATATTTGCGAAGAAACGTTAATTATAGCCTATGATTTTACTCAGGATTCTGATTTCCAAGGGGAAAACTGGGATATTAATGGACATGCAACGCAAATTGAAATTACAGTTAGTTCTATAGATTCTTAG
- the lepB gene encoding signal peptidase I: protein MKQHYSLNKSRHILRSTYKLLKSKKLAHSPADKKQLQELLEQLEEAIFEHDQETASDLAQQALAFSNRYPNSFGRKTYELIKALLFAGVVAFLVRQFWFELYEVPTGSMRPTILEQDRILVSKTTFGLHCPFAKKPLAFNPESVTRGGLVVFTVGDLPIPDADTKYFGLIPGKKRYIKRCMGRPGDFLYFYGGKIYGLDDAGKRIEFPSVHGLENLYHVPYISFDGTTSSHTEGQKTIIDFKQFNQSYGRLIFPQTSMYGQFFDHKEWHQDEPNKLKDPHLSPVSYADLFGMGNYAMVRILTEHQARTSHLLPNPGSPTKVYLEICHTANLSYPKPLLRHYEHQLSPAIQPMKTLLPLRKEHLHLIRNNLTTSRFIVAQGCAYKYHQFKINTSGIAKAYAILLPKVPDGCYEYSKGEAYQIGFGEIRYKLKSSHPLTQLNDKQVIELFNCGINFSSIYNPVNPLQAPLPNRYAFFNQGNLYIMDSPVFIKNDPTLQKFVTSETEKQEGSSETQPYIAFVDKGLPPEDFKEFVEFIHNFGIQVPKGHVLVLGDNYPMSADSREFGFVPMENLLGSPLCTFWPIGRMGRLTGVSAPTTLSGYLVSGIALATGLSLIGYVYYQKRRRLFPKKEEKNHKK from the coding sequence ATGAAACAACACTATTCTCTAAATAAAAGTCGTCATATCCTCCGCAGTACTTATAAGCTTTTAAAAAGTAAAAAACTCGCCCATTCCCCTGCAGATAAAAAGCAACTGCAAGAACTACTAGAACAACTAGAAGAGGCTATCTTTGAACATGATCAAGAAACTGCAAGCGACTTAGCTCAGCAAGCATTAGCATTTTCCAACCGTTATCCTAATTCCTTCGGACGCAAAACCTATGAGCTTATCAAGGCCCTTCTTTTTGCTGGTGTTGTAGCCTTCTTAGTTCGGCAATTTTGGTTTGAACTTTATGAAGTGCCTACAGGATCCATGAGGCCTACAATTTTAGAACAGGATCGGATTCTTGTATCCAAAACAACATTTGGTCTCCATTGCCCTTTTGCTAAGAAACCACTTGCCTTCAATCCTGAATCCGTAACTCGCGGGGGTCTTGTTGTTTTCACTGTAGGCGACCTCCCTATCCCAGATGCTGATACAAAGTACTTCGGATTGATTCCAGGAAAAAAGCGTTACATTAAACGTTGCATGGGAAGACCTGGGGACTTCTTATATTTCTATGGAGGAAAAATTTATGGTCTTGATGATGCAGGTAAACGCATAGAGTTTCCTTCTGTCCATGGTTTAGAAAACTTATATCACGTCCCCTATATATCCTTTGATGGCACTACCAGCAGCCATACAGAGGGGCAGAAAACAATTATAGATTTTAAGCAGTTCAATCAAAGTTATGGTCGGCTGATTTTCCCTCAAACCTCCATGTATGGACAATTCTTTGACCATAAAGAATGGCATCAAGACGAGCCTAATAAATTAAAAGATCCTCATCTTTCGCCAGTCAGCTATGCCGATCTTTTTGGTATGGGTAACTATGCTATGGTGCGCATCTTAACAGAACATCAGGCACGAACATCCCATCTACTTCCGAATCCAGGAAGTCCAACTAAAGTCTACTTAGAAATTTGCCATACAGCGAACCTTTCCTACCCAAAGCCTCTGTTGCGTCACTATGAGCATCAGCTCTCGCCTGCGATTCAACCTATGAAGACTTTACTTCCTTTGCGTAAGGAACATTTGCACTTAATTCGGAACAATCTTACTACCTCTCGTTTTATTGTTGCTCAAGGATGTGCGTATAAATACCATCAATTCAAGATTAACACTTCAGGAATTGCCAAAGCCTATGCAATTCTCCTGCCCAAGGTCCCTGATGGTTGTTATGAATATTCTAAAGGCGAAGCGTATCAAATTGGCTTTGGAGAGATTCGTTATAAGCTAAAATCTTCTCACCCCCTTACTCAGCTCAATGATAAGCAAGTGATTGAACTTTTTAACTGCGGGATCAACTTTAGTTCTATTTATAATCCTGTGAATCCGCTGCAAGCACCTTTACCTAACCGTTATGCATTCTTTAACCAAGGGAATCTTTATATCATGGATTCTCCTGTATTTATAAAGAATGATCCAACTCTGCAAAAATTTGTGACTTCTGAAACGGAAAAGCAAGAGGGGTCTTCAGAGACACAACCCTATATAGCTTTTGTTGACAAGGGACTCCCTCCAGAAGATTTTAAAGAATTCGTGGAGTTTATACATAATTTTGGTATTCAAGTTCCTAAAGGTCATGTTCTCGTCTTGGGAGATAACTACCCTATGAGTGCGGATAGTCGAGAATTTGGCTTTGTTCCTATGGAAAATCTCTTAGGATCTCCTCTATGTACATTCTGGCCTATTGGACGCATGGGACGGTTAACTGGAGTTTCTGCTCCAACAACACTCTCAGGTTATCTTGTTAGTGGGATAGCATTAGCGACGGGTCTCTCTCTCATTGGATATGTCTACTATCAAAAACGACGCAGACTCTTTCCTAAGAAAGAGGAGAAAAACCACAAGAAATAA
- the prmC gene encoding peptide chain release factor N(5)-glutamine methyltransferase, with amino-acid sequence MEIKKAIQEGTAYLDYYGVPLSDCEALYILMDLLEVSSRAKLFDLVGISETMLMEYRKRLALRGQRCPTAYLNGAVSFLGLRLRVDSRVLIPRTETELLAEYIINYLLSHSEIQTFYDICCGSGCLGLAIKKSCPHVEVVLSDVCPQAVAVANENAKSNGLDVKILLGDLSAPYTRPADAFVCNPPYLSFNEIIHIDPEVRCYEPWKALVGGSTGLEFYQRIAQELPKIVTSTGVGWLEIGSSQGESIKNIFSKHGIYGRLHQDLSGRDRIFFLEMDGRDPVSSGAYS; translated from the coding sequence ATGGAAATTAAAAAGGCGATTCAAGAGGGAACCGCTTACCTAGATTATTATGGGGTGCCTCTTTCTGATTGCGAAGCCCTGTATATTCTCATGGATTTATTAGAAGTCAGTTCAAGGGCAAAGTTATTCGATCTTGTTGGAATTAGCGAAACGATGCTTATGGAGTATCGAAAGAGGCTAGCTTTAAGGGGGCAACGGTGTCCTACTGCATATCTCAATGGTGCCGTGAGTTTTTTGGGATTAAGATTGAGAGTGGATTCTAGGGTTTTAATTCCCAGGACAGAGACTGAGCTGCTTGCTGAGTATATTATCAACTATCTTTTATCTCATTCTGAGATTCAAACTTTTTATGATATTTGTTGTGGTAGTGGGTGTTTAGGGCTAGCTATCAAGAAATCCTGTCCTCATGTGGAAGTGGTGCTTTCAGATGTTTGTCCGCAAGCAGTTGCCGTCGCAAATGAAAATGCTAAAAGTAATGGTTTGGATGTAAAGATTCTTCTAGGCGATTTGTCAGCCCCCTACACTCGTCCTGCAGATGCTTTTGTTTGTAATCCCCCCTATTTGTCTTTTAATGAAATTATTCATATAGATCCCGAAGTGCGTTGTTACGAGCCTTGGAAGGCTCTTGTTGGAGGTTCTACGGGTTTGGAGTTTTATCAGCGTATCGCCCAAGAATTGCCTAAGATTGTAACTTCTACAGGAGTCGGTTGGTTGGAGATTGGATCCAGTCAAGGAGAAAGTATAAAGAATATTTTTTCGAAGCACGGAATTTATGGCCGTCTCCATCAAGATTTGTCTGGACGCGATAGAATTTTTTTTCTTGAAATGGATGGGAGAGATCCTGTATCCTCGGGGGCTTATTCTTGA